The DNA segment AGCACGGCAAGTAATAGACTTGCCTAAGCTATTCCTAAACTTATATACCAGTCAAGTAATATCCTTTAAATAGGATAATCTTTTAAATAATTAGCCGTTAAAAGTAATTTAAACAGCTGAAAAAGTATAAACGGGCCCGTAGCCTAGCCAGGATAGGGCGCTGGCCTTCTAAGCCAGATGTCGCAGGTTCGAGTCCTGCCGGGCCCGCTTCTAATATTAAACAGTTTTTAAACGAGAGCATAAATATTATCAACTTAACGAATATAGTTTTGAAAATTTGATAATACTTTGTTAAAAGATTAAAATTATATTTTTCAGAGATTTCACCTAGAAGGGTTGAAAATGGTTAACTGCTTATCCGTGAAAAAAGCTGACGGGGAGAGAGCTAGAGAGCTTCTTTTAAAGTATAACCTGTTAGATGAAAAATATAAAGTGAAAAATGTAAGCGATAGAGTGTATTTCCCTGTTAAAGCAGCTTTCAGATTAGAAGAATTAATTAAAGAGCTGCCCGGCGCGGAGATTTCAGAAAATGTTTTCGATTTGAAAACTAAACCCCGCACCCTCAGGCTCAGAGATCTACTAGCCTCTAGTTTAAGCGAGTATGATAGAAAAATATTTCCAAGATCTTACGATGTAATAGGGGATCTAATGTTAATTGAATTAAAAGAAGAATTATGGGCTGATCGATTTAAAATCGGCGCTATTATTAAAGAAAACTTTACTCGAATACGAGGGGTCTTCGCTAAGAAAGGTGTTGTTGAAGGAGAGTTTAGAGTTAGAGAAATTGAGTGTATAGGAGGTGAATGCAACCCGGTGACGATTCACGTAGAAAACGGTTGCAAGTATCATCTTGATTTAACAAAAGTATACTTCAATAATAGGTTAAGCTCTGAACGGCGTAGAGTAGCGGAGCAAGTTAAACCTGATGAAAACGTAATAGATATGTTTGCTGGAGTGGGGCCCTTCACGATTCTAATAGCTAAAAAAGGAGCTAAAGTTAACGCGATAGACGTTAACCCTGACGCTGTATTCTATCTTAAAAAGAATATCGTAGAAAACAAAGTGGAGGGGAATGCGGTCGCATATTTAGGACGTGCTGAGGAAATAGTGGAATATTATTTAACGAATAAAGCGGATAGAGTTATCATGAATCTACCATCAGCTTCAATTAATTATTTAAATTCCGCTTGTAAAAGCTTAAAAAAAAGAGGGGGCGTAGTACACCTGTATTTCTTCAGCGATGTTAAAGAGCTTGAATCAAAAATCAAACAAACAGAAGAAGCCGTTAAAACATCAATGTATAAAATTAAAGAGCAGAATATTAGAAGAGTCCGGGAGATCGCCCCGTTTAAATATATTTATGTTTTAGATTTAACTCTGGGTTAAATAACTTCTATAACTATTTCTAATACGGTGTTTGGATCTTTGAGAAGTTTCTTAAACTCCGGTGATAAGTCCACCGCAGCCTTATTACAGCCTATCATAATAGTTCTATTACAAGTATAAAGACTCTTACGGCATACAATATCGGTGGGGTGGGTTAAAGTAAGCTTCGATGAGCCGAACCCCTCTAATACTTCAACTAGTGAGCCTGCTTTAACAGTTATCTTAACCAGCGCTCCGTCTCTTCTAATAGCCTGTTTAAATTTATCTGAAAACTCTAGCAAACTTCTAGAAGCGCCTACACCTATAATACAAGTAGCTCTTTTTGAAATATGTTCGTCTTTAGTAAACTCTAAAGTCGTTTCATGTTTGGCTGTGATATTATAGTGGCCTTTAGCGAATAATCTCTCTGTAAGCAAAGAAACAACTTCACCTCTTTTATTTTAAAACGCCATCTAAACTCCAGTAATAAGATGGATCGGTTTCAATATCTAGAACACCTGGTTTATCAGATTCTAGTAATTTAACTATTTTATCCTCTAAATCCCCAGCTTCTCTTACAATTAAACCAAGTCCGCCGCAAGATGATGCGAAAGATGCGAAGTCTGGGTTTAAAAGCTCCACGCCGAATTTTGGAAGTCCGGCGTCAGCCTGCTCGTGGCGTATCATTGAAAGCTCTTTATTGTTGAAAACTAAAACTTTGACAGGTAGATTGTACTTGACAGCGGTGGTGAAATCTGCCATAACCATGGAGAAAGCTCCGTCCCCGGTTAGCACGATACATTGTTTATCAGGGTAAGCTAACTGAGAAGCGAGGCCGGCTGCGAATCCGAAGCCCATAGCTCCAAGATAACCTGATATAAGTAAACGCTGCGTGTCCAACATTTTAAAATGTCTACCGAACCACCAGGAGTTGTCACCTACATCTATCGAGATAATCGCATGCCTATCAGCCACCGTATTAAGTGCGGATAAAATTTTAGCTGGATGCAAGGGCTTCGCGTCATTCTCTAAATCTTTCCTAAGAAGATTATCCCATTCTTCCTTAAACTTACCGATTATATTATTAATTTCACCTAAACTTCTAGATTTAACCCTCTCAATAATATCAGGTAACGTTTCTTCAACGCTGCCGTAAACTCCAAGTTCAATAGGGAACCTTTTACCTATATTCATCGGATCGTAATCTATTTGAATTGTTTTAATATTCATCGGAATAGCGGTCTGTTTAGAATAAGATGACCCTAACACGATTAATAGATCAGCGTTATTAACAAGTTCACGTGCCATTTTCGTTCCAACGCTGCCTAAAACACCTAAAGAAAGCTGGTGATACTCTGAGATAATTCCTTTCGCTCTAAAAGTTGTAGCAATCGGCGCGCCTATTTTCATAGCCAACTTTATAATAAGATCACGGGAATACCTTGAACCCCAACCAGCGATGATAACAGGTTTAGAGGCTTCGTCTATCATTTTAACAGCTTCATTTATTAAAAAACCAGGCGGCTTAACCTTATAAGCGGGGATTCTTTTGGAGAACTTGATTATTTTACTTGTAGACGGGCTTTTCTGAATATTAGTTGGAATGCTTAAAGTTGAAACACCACGGTTTAAAATAGCGTTTTTAGCAGCTAAAACAACCATTTCAGCCGCTTCTTGGGGGGTTGTAATAGTCTTATTAAAATATGAGACTGATTCGAACAACGCTTTTAAATCAATCTCTTGAAGGGTGTGCGTTCCAATAAACTGAGACTCAACCTGACCTGTTAAAGCTAAAACAGGGGCTCTATCCATTTTAGCATCGTATAACCCAGTTAAAAGATTAGTAGCTCCGGGGCCTGCTATAGAAGTGCAGACGCCGAGCTGATCTGTTAGTTTAGCGTAAGCTGATGCAGCTAAAGCAGCGGTTTCTTCATGTCTGAAGAGAATGAAATCAAGATTACCATTGACGCGTATAGCATCAACGATATCTAAGTTAGTGTGACCTGGCAATCCGAAAATATATTTAACACCTATCTCCTCTAATTGGCTTACAATTATATCCGCCACCCTTTTAGACATATATCTTTCACCTACCAATAGTTCACTAAGACTACTCTATTATTATAAGTGATGAAGTTAAATAATATAATTAAAATAAATATTTAACAACGAATAGATGAACTTTAAATTTACGGGAACCTTGGATGGTTGTCTAAATTTGAATAGAGAGGAGCTTGAAAAACAACGCTTAATCGTTTTAGATCGGTTGAGTAAAGCGGGAGTGGTTAAATCTAAAAAAATTAAAAACGCTTTTCTAAAAGTTCCGAGAGAAGAGTTCCTCCCTAAAAAATTGAGGGCCCGCGCTTACGAGGATACACCCCTTCCTATAGGATGGGGGCAGACCATTTCCGCGATTCACATGGTTTTAATAATGTTAGAAGAGCTTAAACTTTCTAAAGGATTAACAGTCCTAGAGGTTGGAACCGGCAGCGGTTACCATGCCGCTTTATGCGCGGAACTTATTAAAACTAATAGTAAAGGATGCGTTTACACTATTGAGAGAGTAAAGCCTCTTGCTGTTTTCGCTCTAAAAAATGTAGTTAAAACCGGTTACCGTAAATGGATTAGAGTATTCCACCGCGATGGTAGTAAAGGCCTACCTGAAAAAGCTCCTTTTGACAGAATCTTGGTAACAGCCGCATCTCCCTCTATTCCACCGCCGCTGATAGAACAGTTAAATGATCCGGGGGTTATGGTGATACCTGTAGGGGGGCTACATTTATGGCAGGATCTAATAGTTTTAGAGAAAGAGAATGGTAAAGTGACACAGATTAACAAGGGAGGGGTTGCTTTCGTTCCTCTTATAGGTGAATACGGTTTTAAATATGATAATGAAGTAATAGATAATTAAATAAGAATGTAGTTATAAAATAAACTTTTAAGATTTAAAAAAACTTTGAAGGTTATATTCAATATATTAGGAGGATGCGTCTTTGAAAAACGTAGAGGAATTAATCTCCAAAACAAGGGAGTTAGTTGAAAAAGGGTTGACAACGGAGGAGATAGCGAATAGGTTAAACGTTCAATTAGATACCGCTGCATGGTTGAAGATGCATGCTAAAAAAGGAACCTTAGTTAAAGCCCCGCCTGAGCCTGTTGACGTTTACGCTGATTGGAGTCAAATCGGTTTAAGCTTCATCAGAGTGGAATACCTAGGTTTAATGCTAGCTGATTTGGCTATGGAGAACATTGAGAAAGGAATATTTCAAGAACCTGACGTTATAGGCGGCGTTGATGTAGACGGCGGACCTATAGCACTTATAGTGGCCAGAGAACTAGGTAAGCCTTTAGCTTTACTAAGACAACAGCATGTGACTGAAGGCGAGAAATGCGCTGAAACCGTTATAGAGGAGTCGAGTTTCTCAGAGATAAAAAATAAAAAAGTTCTATTAGTGGATGATGTGTTAACCACAGGCGCACGTATAAAAATAATAAGTGACTTTGCCAAAGAAAGAGGCGCGGAGATAGTCGGTGCGGTGATATTAATAGATAAGAAAGGTGTGGAGAACGTGGCCGGTGTACCAGTCAAAAGCTTGATTAAAATTCTCCCTTTAGCGCGAAGCTAATTAATTTTTTTAAGTAAAGCTATAAAGAATCCCGGTGTATCTTGGATGTCAGGATAGAATCTCAAACACTTTGAGAGGTCGCTGTATTCTTCTGAGAGCTCGCCATTAAAAGCTGGTTTAAATAACGGTTCCTGAATTTTAAAACCGAGATTTTCACAGGCGAATTTAACAACTAGTTCGTTTTCATAATAGGGGATAGTACAGGTACTGTAGGCGAGTAATCCGCCTGGTTTAATCATTTTGGAAGCGACCTTAATAAGTTGAATTTGGTATTCTGAAAGCGCATGAGAACTTTCTATTTCGACAGTATCATATAATTTTGGTCTATGACCTAGACTTGTACACGGTGGATCGAGGATAATTTTATCAAATTTTACATTGTATTTTTCAGCCAGCAGCCGGGCGTCCATATTCATTATTTTAATGTTTTCTAAACCAAGCCGTTGAGCGTGCTCTCTGAGCGTTTTCAAACGGTTAGATGAACGATCGCAAGCTAATATAACACCCTTATTATTCATCAACTGAGCTATATGAGTAGTTTTACCCCCTGGAGCTGCACACATATCAAGAATTCTCTCACCAGGTTTCGGGTCTAGAATATGACCGACTGCTATAGAAGGATAAGATTGATCGAATAACAAACCTTCACGGTATATTGTAAGCTCCCTGAGATTAGGCATAATGTAAATTGACTCTAATATTTGAACGGCTAAACCATGTTTTCTCTTAAATATTTCAGAGGAGTCTAAACGCTGTATCCCGTAGGCGATTGGAGCGCCCCTCGGTGGGGTTACGCTTACGTAATCTCCCTTCACTGAATCAATTACTTTGAGAACACCTTTAGCGTAAAGGGAAGCCCCCATCAAAACACTTTCAGCGGCGAAATTTATCAGCTACTATAATTTTATTAGACACCCTTATAGGGTTAGGGCCTCTCACCTTTATGTAAATAACATCGTTGAATGTTTCATCCTCCAGTACTTCTACATCTTGCGCTTTAAGTTTATCCTTTACTTCACCAGCTGTGGTTTTAAGTGTGTTAACTCTTAAAGCGTATCTTTCAACAGGTTTTTTTAGATTACTTAGAATTTTAACGGCTCTTCTCTCCCCGTATGTGTCGAATAAGAATTCTACAAGCGAAAACTGGAAATCATACTCTTCAGCCGCGTAATATATATCTGATACTCCGTACATCACTCACACTCTCACTCTGTGCCAAGATGGTAACTAGAAAGATAAGCAATCTGTTTTTCTGTAAGCCTGTCAATTTTAACATTTAACGATTCTAGTTTTAAACGGGCAACCTGCTCGTCTATTTCCACAGGTACATTATAAACGTCAGGTTTCAACTCACGCCCGTGTTTTATTATATACTCCACTGATAAAGCTTGATCGGAGAACGACATATCCATTACTTCACTCGGGTGACCTTCAGCTGCAGCTAAGTTCACTAGACGACCCTCAGCTAGAAGATATATCCTCTTATTATTAGGGAGAAGATACTCGTCCACATTAGGTCTAATATGCCTTTTACGTTTAGCCGCTTTCTCTAAATCTTGGATGTCTATTTCAACGTTAAAATGCCCAGTATTACACACGATCGCCCCATCCTTCATTCTCTCAATATGCTCTATTCGAATTACGCTGGTGTTACCTGTAGCTGTGATAAATATATCCCCGATTTTAGCCGCTTCCTCCATTGTCATTACACGATAACCATCCATTAAAGCGCGTAAAGCTTTAACCGGGTCGATCTCTGTTACAATTACGTGCGCCCCCATACCCCTAGCTCTTAAAGCTACACCTCTCCCACAGTGACCGTAACCTGCTACTACAAAATTTTTCCCCGCTAGTAGAACGCTAGTAGCGCGGAGAATACCGTCTATTGAGCTTTGACCTGTCCCATATACGTTATCGAAATCCCATTTTGTAGGCGTGTCGTTGACGGCGATCATAGGATACTTAAGAACTTTATCTTTAGCCATCATTCTAAGCCTGATTACCCCCGTGGTAGTCTCCTCACAGCCGCCTATAATATTCGGAAGAAGCTCTCTTCTAGATGAGTGAACGGTGTTAACTAGATCTCCGCCGTCATCTAAGGTCACGTTCGGTTGAAAATCTAAAACCTTATTTATCAAGCGATAGTAATCTTCTTTACTTTCACCCCTCCAAGCGAAGACGTTAACTCCCTCTTCAACTAATGCAGCTGCCACATCGTCTTGAGTGGAGAGAGGGTTTGAAGCACATAAAGCTACCTCAGCTCCAGCCGCCTTAAGAGCCTTCATTAACACTGCGGTTTCTTTTGTAACGTGGAGACAGGCGGCCACCCTGTAACCTTTCAGCGGTTTATCTTCTTGAAACCTTTTTTTTATAAGATTTAAAACAGGCATGTGTCTTTCAGTCCATTCGATAGTCAACTTCCCTTTATCCGCTAAACTAGGATCTTTTATCTCAGATTCAATCATTCTAAACACCTTCACCGAGTTAACTGGTATTCTATAAAATTTAAGTATTTATTTTTAACTGTTAACAGATTTATCCGGGAATCGATCCGCCACCCATTTAACTACTTTGCTGATCGTATCTTCCACGTTCACAGTCTTCATAACTTTGTTTTCAATTATAAAACGCCCGTTAACTAGTAGACTATCTACATCGCTTGATTTTAAAGCATAGACAAGTTGACTGAACTCATTGTATAAAGGTGTAGCGTGGGGTTTAGATAAATCTATAATTAATAAGTCTGCTTTTTTACCTTTTTCAATGCTACCGATCTCACTATCCCAGCCGAGGGTTCTAGCACCGTTGATTGTAGCCATTTTAATAACTTCATGAGCGGGTAAAACAGTCGGATTTAAATTAACGCCTTTATGAAGCAGTGCTGTGATTTTAACTGTTTCAAACATGTCTAAGCTGTTATTAGAGCAGGGGCCGTCTGTACCCAAAGATACGTTAATTTTATTGTTTAAAAGTTTAGGTAACGGGCTGACCCCTGAGGCTAGTTTTAAATTACTAACAGGGTTATGAACCACGTTCACAGATTTCTCCCGGATTAAACTAATGTCTCTATCAGTAAGATGAACACAGTGCGCGGCTACAATATGCTCGTCTAAAACGTTTAAACGGTTAAGATAGTCGAATACCCCATCGTAATTGTCGCTGACCAGTTTTTTAACCTCGCTGTTCTCAGATGAGCTGAAAGATTCCCTCATTTTAACTAGTTCATCAGCTGTTTCAGCTGTATGAATATGCCATTTAATAGGCGCTTCAACAGACCCGTATTTATCGTTAAGTTCTTTTTTCAATTGATAAAGCTCTTTTAAATAAACAGGGTCAACAGTATACACTGAATGTGGGTCCACGCTAACTCTTATAAGCCCGTTTTTAGCTTTATGCCATTTTTTAACTAGGTTAAATGTTATCGAAGCGTCCTGTTTTTTAGTATTAGAGAAGCATACGTGACCTACAACACCTCTTAA comes from the Candidatus Odinarchaeum yellowstonii genome and includes:
- a CDS encoding amidohydrolase, whose product is MFVNGVVLTMDLKNTVIRDGCVVVEDDRIIDVGKYSELKNKYHGYEKFNCNNKIVMPPFINCHTHASMTLLRGYADDLPLFEWLTKWIFPVEKTLTPSDIYLGTRLAVIESALSGVSCLNTMYYFMDMEAEAISQAGLRGVVGHVCFSNTKKQDASITFNLVKKWHKAKNGLIRVSVDPHSVYTVDPVYLKELYQLKKELNDKYGSVEAPIKWHIHTAETADELVKMRESFSSSENSEVKKLVSDNYDGVFDYLNRLNVLDEHIVAAHCVHLTDRDISLIREKSVNVVHNPVSNLKLASGVSPLPKLLNNKINVSLGTDGPCSNNSLDMFETVKITALLHKGVNLNPTVLPAHEVIKMATINGARTLGWDSEIGSIEKGKKADLLIIDLSKPHATPLYNEFSQLVYALKSSDVDSLLVNGRFIIENKVMKTVNVEDTISKVVKWVADRFPDKSVNS
- a CDS encoding orotate phosphoribosyltransferase-like protein; translated protein: MKNVEELISKTRELVEKGLTTEEIANRLNVQLDTAAWLKMHAKKGTLVKAPPEPVDVYADWSQIGLSFIRVEYLGLMLADLAMENIEKGIFQEPDVIGGVDVDGGPIALIVARELGKPLALLRQQHVTEGEKCAETVIEESSFSEIKNKKVLLVDDVLTTGARIKIISDFAKERGAEIVGAVILIDKKGVENVAGVPVKSLIKILPLARS
- a CDS encoding protein-L-isoaspartate(D-aspartate) O-methyltransferase; the encoded protein is MNREELEKQRLIVLDRLSKAGVVKSKKIKNAFLKVPREEFLPKKLRARAYEDTPLPIGWGQTISAIHMVLIMLEELKLSKGLTVLEVGTGSGYHAALCAELIKTNSKGCVYTIERVKPLAVFALKNVVKTGYRKWIRVFHRDGSKGLPEKAPFDRILVTAASPSIPPPLIEQLNDPGVMVIPVGGLHLWQDLIVLEKENGKVTQINKGGVAFVPLIGEYGFKYDNEVIDN
- a CDS encoding class I SAM-dependent methyltransferase family protein, whose translation is MVNCLSVKKADGERARELLLKYNLLDEKYKVKNVSDRVYFPVKAAFRLEELIKELPGAEISENVFDLKTKPRTLRLRDLLASSLSEYDRKIFPRSYDVIGDLMLIELKEELWADRFKIGAIIKENFTRIRGVFAKKGVVEGEFRVREIECIGGECNPVTIHVENGCKYHLDLTKVYFNNRLSSERRRVAEQVKPDENVIDMFAGVGPFTILIAKKGAKVNAIDVNPDAVFYLKKNIVENKVEGNAVAYLGRAEEIVEYYLTNKADRVIMNLPSASINYLNSACKSLKKRGGVVHLYFFSDVKELESKIKQTEEAVKTSMYKIKEQNIRRVREIAPFKYIYVLDLTLG
- a CDS encoding methyltransferase domain-containing protein; the encoded protein is MGASLYAKGVLKVIDSVKGDYVSVTPPRGAPIAYGIQRLDSSEIFKRKHGLAVQILESIYIMPNLRELTIYREGLLFDQSYPSIAVGHILDPKPGERILDMCAAPGGKTTHIAQLMNNKGVILACDRSSNRLKTLREHAQRLGLENIKIMNMDARLLAEKYNVKFDKIILDPPCTSLGHRPKLYDTVEIESSHALSEYQIQLIKVASKMIKPGGLLAYSTCTIPYYENELVVKFACENLGFKIQEPLFKPAFNGELSEEYSDLSKCLRFYPDIQDTPGFFIALLKKIN
- a CDS encoding adenosylhomocysteinase — protein: MESEIKDPSLADKGKLTIEWTERHMPVLNLIKKRFQEDKPLKGYRVAACLHVTKETAVLMKALKAAGAEVALCASNPLSTQDDVAAALVEEGVNVFAWRGESKEDYYRLINKVLDFQPNVTLDDGGDLVNTVHSSRRELLPNIIGGCEETTTGVIRLRMMAKDKVLKYPMIAVNDTPTKWDFDNVYGTGQSSIDGILRATSVLLAGKNFVVAGYGHCGRGVALRARGMGAHVIVTEIDPVKALRALMDGYRVMTMEEAAKIGDIFITATGNTSVIRIEHIERMKDGAIVCNTGHFNVEIDIQDLEKAAKRKRHIRPNVDEYLLPNNKRIYLLAEGRLVNLAAAEGHPSEVMDMSFSDQALSVEYIIKHGRELKPDVYNVPVEIDEQVARLKLESLNVKIDRLTEKQIAYLSSYHLGTE
- a CDS encoding thiamine pyrophosphate-dependent enzyme, whose product is MSKRVADIIVSQLEEIGVKYIFGLPGHTNLDIVDAIRVNGNLDFILFRHEETAALAASAYAKLTDQLGVCTSIAGPGATNLLTGLYDAKMDRAPVLALTGQVESQFIGTHTLQEIDLKALFESVSYFNKTITTPQEAAEMVVLAAKNAILNRGVSTLSIPTNIQKSPSTSKIIKFSKRIPAYKVKPPGFLINEAVKMIDEASKPVIIAGWGSRYSRDLIIKLAMKIGAPIATTFRAKGIISEYHQLSLGVLGSVGTKMARELVNNADLLIVLGSSYSKQTAIPMNIKTIQIDYDPMNIGKRFPIELGVYGSVEETLPDIIERVKSRSLGEINNIIGKFKEEWDNLLRKDLENDAKPLHPAKILSALNTVADRHAIISIDVGDNSWWFGRHFKMLDTQRLLISGYLGAMGFGFAAGLASQLAYPDKQCIVLTGDGAFSMVMADFTTAVKYNLPVKVLVFNNKELSMIRHEQADAGLPKFGVELLNPDFASFASSCGGLGLIVREAGDLEDKIVKLLESDKPGVLDIETDPSYYWSLDGVLK
- a CDS encoding DUF371 domain-containing protein, with protein sequence MLTERLFAKGHYNITAKHETTLEFTKDEHISKRATCIIGVGASRSLLEFSDKFKQAIRRDGALVKITVKAGSLVEVLEGFGSSKLTLTHPTDIVCRKSLYTCNRTIMIGCNKAAVDLSPEFKKLLKDPNTVLEIVIEVI